The Sporomusaceae bacterium FL31 sequence GAATCAAATCATAGCTTGATAAATCGAATTGCTCCACCGCCAATGGCATCAAAGGTAGATAGTTTCGATATCTATTCTGGGCTTTAGGTAGTTTTTGAATAAAAGAGGTATGTACAGGCTTTCCTTGGAGAAACTGGCGCTGCTTTTGAGGCAAAAAATCAACTATACTAAATAAATCGGCTTCAGGATAAAGTAATAATATTTCTTCTAGAACACGCTCAGCGCCAGCATACGTAACAAGCCAGTCATGTATTACAGCAATTTTCATTTATACACCCCCTTAAACTCTACCTAGTTTATAAATTTTTATACAAATTTCGTGTATTACTTATCATTTTATCAAGCCTGAAATGTTTATTATATGCCTTAAGTGCTCTATCTGAATAAGAAGCGCGAATACGATCATCTATAAACATATAAAGAATATACTCTACAGCAATATCAAGCCTGTCCAATGGAAATAGTAAGCCACTGATTTCATGCTCGACAGCCTCATTGTTTCCTACCACATCGGATGCAATAACCGGAGTTCCAACAGCTAAAGACTCTATTATTGCTAATGGGAGGCCTTCCCATCTAGATGTTGAAAGATATATATCTGCTTTATTTAAAAAATGACTCACATCGGCTTGAAATCCAGCAAATATTATATTGTTCAACCCGTTGTCTTTAGCGTATTTTTCTAACTCAGCCTTATCAGGACCATCACCAACGAGTAAGAACTTAATCCTTGTTTTTTTTATCAACTTTTCGGCGATCTGTATTATCATCTTAATATTTTTCTGATAATCGAAACGAGATATATTAACTACAACAAAATCTTGATCGGATAAACCAATAATATTTCTATTATGCAATACGTTTCGTTCAATATTTACACCATTATGGATCACTACGCTGCGATTCCTCTGATAAAACCCCAACTTTAACGCTTGTTGTTGTTCGCCCATAGATACATTTATGAATTTATCTGTAAAGGTACTGAGAAATCTTTCAAGATAAAAATAAAGGATTTTAGTAAGTCTACCATACTCCTGATAATGAACACCATGTAATGTGTGAATAATTTTAACACTAGGGTATAACATTCGAATTATACGTGAATAAAGACCTGCTCCTTTACCATGTGAATGAACAAACTCAATATTGTTAGCTCGTATAAATTGTATGAGTTGAAAAACTTTAAAGATAGAAAATCTTCTATGTGGAATTTCAAATAAACTAGTTTGTCCTATAATAGAAGAATATTTGTGCCAGTAAGGCTCGTCTTTAGGAGCAGCAACAAAGATTTTGTATCCTCTATTATGTAATCCTTTTATCAACTGAAAAAGATGCTCTGGTCCACCACCATAGTCAGCCCTAGCAGTGATATATAATACTCGCCTCATTAAGTTAACCCAACCTTTTAAATTCGAGCGTTTCCGCAATAACGTCTTCAAATTGTGGAAGAATAATTTTTGGTAAAAAGCATTTACATCTATCGTATCCCAGTATTTTTAGCTTTTCTCTCATGTTTTTATTTTTTAAGACGCTTCCGATAATGTCAGCAAGAGTTGCTGGATCTTCCATAGGCGCAATCAATCCATACTTTCCATCATCAAGAACTTCTCTTGACCCCATACAATCTGTAGCAACTATAGGAATTCCTAATGCCATTGCTTCAATAAGCACGGTTGGTAAACCTTCAAAGCGAGAACTTAGTACAAAGGCTGTTGCATTTTTCATCCAGATATAAGGATTCTCCTTATATCCGAGCAGTTCTACTGTATCTTCTATACATAGATGTTTTATTAGCGCTTCTAAATTTACTCTATCATCACCATCACCAATTATAATTAGTTTGTGCCGTATACCTTTCGCTAAAAGGATAGCATGCGCCCGTATAAGTATGTCGAATCCTTTCTCATAAGATAATCTGCCTACGCCCATAACTATTGGACATTCATATTGCGCCGCAACATCTTCGACACGCGCCAGTTTGGCAATTTTATCACAATCCACTGGATTATAGATTACCTTGACTTTACATCGCAAACTTGGGACCATTTTTTTAATAGCAAAAGAAGCGCTATTTGAAACAGCAATAACTCTATCTAAATACGGATAAAGCAATGGTACAAGAAATCTATGAAGGTAACTTGCCGAATAAAGATACTTACTTAAATCAGTGTGGACCCAGCCAATGACAGGACATCTTGCAAAGAAGCTTCCGATAATGGCTAGATAACTGGGCTTTAGCTCCAATGCCCCTATGATTAGATTTGTTTTTCTTGCTTCTCCTATCAAACTAGTGAGTACGTGCAAACAATTAGTCAATAGCGTCTCACCGTCTTCTAAGGCCGCAATAACTTCCATATCGTCAGAAATGCTATTTAAGAGTTCGCCCTCACGTTTCACTAAAAATAGTTTTGGATTGTATTTCTCACGATTTAATCCGCGTATCAGATTAAGTGTTATCCGTTCTGCTCCTCCAATATTTAAATTATATAGGACAAATAGGATATTAATCATACCAAGAGCTCCTTAATCTACATTGTTGGAATAGAACAGCAAATAAATCAACCCTTTTAGATATCCCTTTAACCTTAAGCAGTTACCTTTAATGATAGCCATAATTATCATACCAATAACCGTCCAGAAATGAGCTAAATGCTGGAAAGTCGTAGCATGTTTTAATTTTAATAAGCAGTGGTGATTCTTTACTTCCGTAAATGCAACCGTTTCTATTTTATCCCTTGATATTGACGACTGATGGTGTTTTACTTTTAGATCTGGATTGACTAACAAGTTACCATTTTTAGCTGCAACAGAAGAAATATACACATCTTCTCCCAAGCTATATCCTACTAGCCAAGGAAGTACTTGTAGGTTTCTTAATGCATCCTTTTTAAAAGACATATTACATCCACTTAAAAATTCGGTTTGAAAGATCGATCGTTGTGCCTTCCAAAGGACCATTGAACCACTATAGCCAGTTATAGATAACTTCCCTGGATCACCAGAATTGTAAAGAAAAATATAATTAAATAGTAGCCCTACTTTTCTTGGTGTTGACATCAATGAATCAATCCCACCAATACCTAAAACATGAGGATAGTTATTATAAGTTTTACTCAGTGTATTTAAATAAGCTCCTTCTACTTCAACATCGTCATCCAAAAATAATATAATTTCATATTTAGCAATAGAAACTGCCTTTATTCGGGATAATAGTAAACCGGGCTTTTCCTTTTTGTGATATCGAAAAACAGCCTTATGTTTAATCATATCTCGCAACTGATCTATA is a genomic window containing:
- the cpsIaJ gene encoding glycosyl transferase, which gives rise to MKYIREDCEGITVVICTRNRPRDLVRCIEAVIRQSYVPDKFEILIVDDGELSNSFIDQLRDMIKHKAVFRYHKKEKPGLLLSRIKAVSIAKYEIILFLDDDVEVEGAYLNTLSKTYNNYPHVLGIGGIDSLMSTPRKVGLLFNYIFLYNSGDPGKLSITGYSGSMVLWKAQRSIFQTEFLSGCNMSFKKDALRNLQVLPWLVGYSLGEDVYISSVAAKNGNLLVNPDLKVKHHQSSISRDKIETVAFTEVKNHHCLLKLKHATTFQHLAHFWTVIGMIIMAIIKGNCLRLKGYLKGLIYLLFYSNNVD
- a CDS encoding glycosyl transferase family 1 codes for the protein MRRVLYITARADYGGGPEHLFQLIKGLHNRGYKIFVAAPKDEPYWHKYSSIIGQTSLFEIPHRRFSIFKVFQLIQFIRANNIEFVHSHGKGAGLYSRIIRMLYPSVKIIHTLHGVHYQEYGRLTKILYFYLERFLSTFTDKFINVSMGEQQQALKLGFYQRNRSVVIHNGVNIERNVLHNRNIIGLSDQDFVVVNISRFDYQKNIKMIIQIAEKLIKKTRIKFLLVGDGPDKAELEKYAKDNGLNNIIFAGFQADVSHFLNKADIYLSTSRWEGLPLAIIESLAVGTPVIASDVVGNNEAVEHEISGLLFPLDRLDIAVEYILYMFIDDRIRASYSDRALKAYNKHFRLDKMISNTRNLYKNL
- a CDS encoding glycosyl transferase — its product is MINILFVLYNLNIGGAERITLNLIRGLNREKYNPKLFLVKREGELLNSISDDMEVIAALEDGETLLTNCLHVLTSLIGEARKTNLIIGALELKPSYLAIIGSFFARCPVIGWVHTDLSKYLYSASYLHRFLVPLLYPYLDRVIAVSNSASFAIKKMVPSLRCKVKVIYNPVDCDKIAKLARVEDVAAQYECPIVMGVGRLSYEKGFDILIRAHAILLAKGIRHKLIIIGDGDDRVNLEALIKHLCIEDTVELLGYKENPYIWMKNATAFVLSSRFEGLPTVLIEAMALGIPIVATDCMGSREVLDDGKYGLIAPMEDPATLADIIGSVLKNKNMREKLKILGYDRCKCFLPKIILPQFEDVIAETLEFKRLG